The following proteins are co-located in the Leishmania panamensis strain MHOM/PA/94/PSC-1 chromosome 26 sequence genome:
- a CDS encoding hypothetical protein (TriTrypDB/GeneDB-style sysID: LpmP.26.1370) → MYMMLWVRAAARAAYHSLVKVQVVFYRKRGDGAAAPLARALVVERTLSNYFWQCFTFPSSLLPLPLLLSSPSLFFEWTSLLQSRVTHSPTTMRRPSLSLQASWHHRSYGCSTAAGAGDDKLRRCARPVSSAQTSDVVFRMGINPPSEVLRTRVISSPSPLFAQWQQRRHVCDVVSASALRLHNVAAGEAITDSQLTGNLSTAPLGPPTVCPPSSSTANTSGLTPDTSEASLVIQLQMLTKKYRGKPNSHSSKVVVDSRTTGADVPALAKSAGALTDLLSDAAVGVSGSGDDRALTLSHNSEPAWQRGLELVQTASCATAEVMEWLLFLCLRSTQAAAEAADSLAGAPLEVCEGVYGAWRELHRGQKPESDATAVVDNTVAASAPAHELQPSSLLVSDPSSSARVQPQRHRSPFSPKGVHHHYATYLLRDLHHAQTAAASYKTTHKGSSGTNGNVDDDKVSTPTKDLDATQTTLMHHAHYLVHRVLEVLLVHLPQDEALAAAAGPATKAAEQTYGVEGALSRHRQASLRPTTALLVMEAVRHAAQLHRQSSALYGVGPSGNFPLLSYLWEAAHNRSLSQDAPAMPPSLTNSALAAVARETFETIMRSSATAPTHTLAGTSQQQQHHRLQDDALALYVAFLATICMPTMPQSRLEIELQAIECFVLARSPTARQFSVPSQQQQHQEQALSNGPPRSLIGADRTTHDQCGSASSASALAAAAGMRWLLATYLSPSSSAPVSGPRAEAAHSQWDLTRDTVVTALCRPNSLLTPSSCEPSSATHASDQDARVTPLRTPPTPLPWCAWMLQVLIHDDALRQQQEQGSGTASLGGLIRSDADEMSTLALSIQLVMELRRHSQATLARHGRPWLKEHRLLQLVWATLLGATVRGELLPTNSCRAAADSGCTTLHSARTRVRPHCGAPAVLQRLCYPHYDKTQWRRRSVNLYVQLLDQWGESTQVRLVFATVARRERDWQLEVHKAVLAERRGLVRVGNAVEGCGEDDSASIGDSRVKKGNMVEGQTAASTATEDPHKTLLVRVFRRYRPALNLESCLITLRHCGVPRRTLAELWDGPAGAKDDNEDSVGAPVAAAEVKLAGEVLQYMICSLHVVVHHCAPSGGNADANDEQRDWADDTKMPRTSRAAGDPGANLASRTIEADGLPVSHWVEWIRKSCVPALAHLYQSAGLEDAWEQLRYGRV, encoded by the coding sequence ATGTACATGATGCTTTGGGTTCGCGCTGCAGCCCGTGCGGCGTACCATTCTCTGGTGAAGGTACAGGTGGTCTTCTACAGGAAGCGGGGagatggtgcagcagctcctctcgCGCGTGCACTCGTCGTGGAACGCACTCTCAGCAACTACTTCTGGCAATGCTTCACCTTTCCTTcatcccttcttcccctccccctcctcctctcatctCCATCGTTGTTCTTCGAGTGGACCTCGCTCCTTCAAAGTAGAGTCACTCACAGCCCGACCACGATGAGGCGGCCGTCACTGTCACTGCAGGCGAGCTGGCATCATCGAAGCTACGGATGCAGCACTGCGGCGGGCGCCGGTGATGATAAgctgcgacgctgcgcaAGACCGGTGTCGTCGGCTCAAACTTCGGACGTAGTCTTTCGTATGGGCATCAACCCACCATCGGAAGTGTTGAGGACAAGAGTAATctcgtccccctctcccctattcgcacagtggcagcaacggcgccacGTGTGCGATGTGGTTTCTGCATCAGCACTACGATTGCATAATGTCGCCGCCGGTGAGGCGATTACAGATAGCCAGCTCACTGGCAATCTTTCAACAGCCCCACTCGGGCCACCAACTGTGTGTcccccatcctcctccaccgccaacACGTCGGGTTTGACTCCTGACACGTCGGAAGCCTCACTTGTGATACAGCTGCAGATGCTCACAAAGAAATACCGAGGAAAGCCAAAtagccacagcagcaaggtGGTTGTCGACAGCCGTACCACAGGGGCAGATGTGCCGGCGTTGGCAAAGTCGGCCGGTGCCCTGACAGATCTCTTGAGTGACGCTGCCGTGGGTGTGAGCGGCAGTGGGGACGACAGGGCCTTAACGCTTTCGCACAACAGTGAACCAGCCTGGCAGCGAGGGCTTGAGCTTGTGCAGACCGCCTCGTGTGCCACTGCAGAAGTCATGGAGTGGCTCTTGTTCCTCTGCCTACGTAGTACCcaagctgcagcggaggCTGCCGACTCGCTCGCTGGGGCACCGCTGGAGGTGTGCGAAGGGGTCTACGGCGCTTGGAGGGAGCTGCATCGAGGCCAGAAGCCAGAAAGTGATGCGACAGCAGTTGTGGACAACACTGTGGCAGcctcagcaccagcacatGAGCTACAACCGtcctcgctgctggtgtcggaCCCGTCTTCTTCCGCTCGAGTTCAGCCTCAACGTCACCGCTCACCTTTCAGCCCTAAAGGCGTTCACCACCACTACGCCACGTATCTCCTGCGTGACCTTCACCACGCACAGACGGCCGCCGCGTCGTACAAGACAACGcacaagggcagcagcggaaccAATGGCAACGTCGACGACGATAAAGTATCGACACCCACCAAGGACTTGGATGCGACACAGACGACGCTGATGCATCACGCGCATTACCTGGTTCACAGGGTGCTGGAGGTTCTCCTGGTACATCTTCCACAAGACGAagcgctggcggcagcggcaggtccGGCTACGAAGGCTGCGGAGCAGACCTACGGCGTGGAAGGCGCGCTCTCGCGGCATCGCCAAGCTTCTCTGCGCCCCACCACTGCCTTGCTAGTTATGGAAGCGGTGCGCCATGCAGCGCAACTTCATAGGCAATCATCCGCGTTGTACGGCGTTGGCCCGTCCGGCAACTTTCCCCTCCTGTCTTACCTCTGGGAGGCGGCGCATAACCGAAGTTTATCGCAGGACGCACCGGCGATGCCGCCTTCGCTGACTAACTCCGCtctcgcggcggtggcgcgcgaGACCTTCGAGACGATTATGAGAAGCTCAGCAACGGCGCCAACCCACACGCTCGCAGGTACTtcgcaacaacagcagcaccatcgtcTGCAGGACGACGCCCTTGCCCTTTACGTGGCCTTCCTCGCGACCATCTGCATGCCTACTATGCCACAGAGCCGCCTTGAGATTGAGTTGCAGGCCATTGAGTGTTTTGTTCTAGCTCGCTCACCGACAGCACGCCAGTTCAGCGTGCCgtcgcagcaacagcagcaccaggagCAGGCGCTCAGCAATGGCCCACCGCGATCCCTCATCGGCGCTGATCGAACGACTCATGATCAATGTGGGTCTGCATCCAGTGCATCAGCtctggcagcagctgccggtatgcggtggctgctggcCACGTATCTAAgcccgtcgtcgtcggcgccaGTCTCAGGACCAAGAGCGGAGGCAGCCCACTCTCAGTGGGACCTTACACGCGACACCGTTGTGACTGCGCTCTGTCGGCCAAACTCTCTGCTCACACCGAGCAGTTGCGAGCCCTCTTCAGCCACTCACGCCTCCGATCAAGATGCACGTGTCACGCCGTTGCGTACCCCACCCACTCCACTGCCGTGGTGTGCATGGATGCTGCAAGTTCTTATCCACGATGATGCTCTtcgtcagcagcaggaacAGGGGTCAGGAACAGCATCCTTGGGCGGCTTAATACGTAGCGATGCCGATGAGATGTCGACGCTGGCACTCTCCATTCAGTTGGTCATGGAGCTCCGGCGCCACTCTCAAGCGACTCTTGCCCGTCATGGGCGTCCATGGTTGAAGGAGCATCGGCTACTGCAGTTGGTTTGGGCAACGTTGCTTGGTGCCACTGTACGAGGTGAGCTTCTCCCCACCAACTCttgccgcgctgccgctgacagCGGTTGTACGACACTCCACAGCGCAAGGACAAGGGTTCGTCCTCACTGCGGAGCGCCCGCCGTGCTGCAGAGGCTGTGCTACCCGCACTACGATAAgacgcagtggcgccgccggtCTGTCAATCTCTACGTGCAACTTCTCGACCAGTGGGGCGAGTCAACGCAAGTACGGCTGGTATTTGCGACAGTAGCGCGGCGCGAGCGTGATTGGCAGCTGGAGGTGCacaaggcggtgctggcggagcGCCGGGGGCTCGTCCGTGTTGGTAATGCGGTCGAGGGCTGCGGTGAGGATGACTCCGCAAGCATAGGCGACAGCAGAGTGAAGAAGGGCAACATGGTGGAGGGTCAAACCGCAGCGTCCACAGCTACCGAAGACCCACACAAGACTCTGCTGGTGAGGGTCTTCCGTCGGTATCGCCCCGCCCTCAACCTCGAGTCGTGCCTCATAACACTGCGACACTGTGGTGTGCCGAGGCGAACTCTTGCAGAGTTGTGGGACGGGCCGGCGGGTGCCAAGGATGACAACGAGGATAGTGTTGGCGCtcctgttgctgcagcagaggTCAAGCTCGCAGGGGAGGTGCTGCAATACATGATCTGCTCATTGCACGTTGTGGTGCACCACTGCGCACCGAGTGGAGGTAATGCGGATGCGAACGATGAACAGAGAGACTGGGCAGATGACACAAAAATGCCGCGCACGTCCCGGGCTGCTGGCGACCCCGGAGCAAACCTGGCGAGCAGGACTATAGAGGCAGATGGCCTTCCTGTTTCGCACTGGGTGGAGTGGATACGCAAGTCATGTGTGCCGGCGTTAGCGCACCTCTACCAGTCTGCAGGGCTGGAGGATGCATGGGAGCAGCTGAGGTACGGGCGCGTGTAG
- a CDS encoding hypothetical protein (TriTrypDB/GeneDB-style sysID: LpmP.26.1380), with protein MGAGNISKHSRGGGTLSTTGGVPGAAATKATTNPRDQVDAPKSAAPSGAAAAARTKPDAVVSYKKGDMLRVIVRLLKPGETLPQEVGRVMEGAPISGHDIPPPPQQQQETSKEETTFGWFVEDLERPGTWEPYTKESADRLEDAFLSMRDTCTVVMKKRSYIVDLQTMQQRPAASAGTANTYSAQQQRTREVKRAPVVTYTDPNTGELKTREAPPKMLDPFAEDEEDGNDQQPQNISEGDGDVVGGGDGTGEATVAAVARDGRLPHLIRTVIPHTASIYTMECTPDVQQLCPEARAVVEPTGGPLILSGGRDVQLLEWSIQTSTVVTRYELPRVSPKNSVLTANYSSTAKWIIAGLDDYTARLYAIGKPNEVYRLEGHSHKVYGAGALAGDSQVATASMDSRVKLWDIATGDCVRTVVPHNSYIFALRSHLTDPNIALTAGEDRRVCMHDFRQENSVVAAFTGHERTIWDLDWNPVNTTFAACGMDSTTRIFDPRVNNVALVTLRSHSRPVHSIKYTPQGRGLLSCSKDSFVSMTDTANWTVQWQTKAHPSTVFRVRCCAGKSVIVTGGSDACVNVWSWGALAQL; from the coding sequence ATGGGTGCAGGTAACATTTCAAAGCACTCCCGTGGAGGGGGGACGTTGTCGACGACTGGTGGCGTGCCAGGGGCGGCCGCCACGAAGGCGACAACGAATCCACGCGACCAAGTAGACGCACCTAAATCTGCAGCGcccagcggtgccgccgcagcagcccggACCAAACCCGACGCTGTCGTCTCGTACAAAAAGGGGGACATGCTCCGTGTCATTGTGCGCTTGCTTAAGCCAGGTgagacgctgccgcaggagGTGGGGCGGGTGATGGAAGGGGCACCGATCTCTGGGCACGACATTCCCcctccgccacagcagcagcaggagacgAGCAAAGAGGAGACGACTTTCGGGTGGTTTGTCGAGGACCTGGAGCGGCCAGGCACGTGGGAGCCATACACAAAGGAGTCAGCGGACCGTCTGGAGGACGCCTTCCTGAGCATGCGCGACACGTGCACGGTCGTCATGAAGAAACGAAGCTACATCGTAGACTTGCAGAccatgcagcagcggcctgcGGCGTCGGCTGGAACCGCCAACACATActccgcgcagcagcagcgcacccgcGAGGTGAAACGGGCGCCGGTGGTCACCTACACTGATCCCAACACAGGTGAGTTGAAGACGCGAGAGGCGCCGCCGAAAATGCTGGACCCCTTcgcggaggacgaggaggatggcaACGACCAACAGCCACAGAATATTAGCGAAGGTGACGGTGACGtcgtcggtggtggtgatggtacGGGTGAAGCTACCGTAGCCGCAGTAGCTAGGGACGGTCGTCTGCCGCATCTCATCCGGACTGTTATACCACACACCGCGTCGATCTACACGATGGAGTGCACGCCggacgtgcagcagctttgcCCGGAGGCACGTGCTGTCGTCGAGCCTACTGGGGGCCCATTGATACTGTCTGGTGGTCGTGACGTGCAGCTGCTAGAGTGGAGCATTCAAACCAGCACCGTTGTCACGCGCTATGAGCTGCCTCGAGTATCGCCCAAGAACTCTGTGCTGACGGCCAATTACTCTTCGACGGCCAAGTGGATAATCGCTGGGCTGGACGACTACACCGCGCGCCTGTACGCCATCGGGAAGCCGAACGAGGTCTATCGCCTGGAGGGGCATAGCCACAAGGTgtacggcgctggcgcgctgGCGGGTGACTCGCAGGTCGCAACGGCGAGTATGGACTCTCGGGTGAAGCTGTGGGACATCGCGACGGGGGACTGCGTGCGCACAGTGGTGCCTCACAATTCCTACATCTTTGCTCTTCGGTCTCACCTGACCGACCCGAATATTGCCCTGACCGCCGGTGAAGACCGCAGAGTCTGCATGCATGACTTCCGCCAAGAAAACTCCGTCGTGGCAGCGTTCACGGGGCACGAACGCACCATATGGGACCTGGACTGGAACCCGGTCAACACTACCTTCGCGGCGTGTGGCATGGACAGCACAACGCGCATCTTCGACCCGCGTGTCAACAATGTGGCTCTTGTGACATtgcgcagccacagccgccCGGTGCACAGCATAAAGTACACGCCGCAGGGGCGAGGGCTGCTGTCGTGCAGCAAGGACTCATTTGTGAGCATGACCGACACCGCCAACTGGACGGTGCAGTGGCAGACCAAGGCGCACCCCTCGACTGTGTTTCGTGTCCGCTGTTGCGCTGGCAAGTCTGTCATAGTGACGGGTGGGTCGGATGCCTGCGTGAATGTGTGGAGCTGGGGGGCATTGGCACAGCTCTGA
- a CDS encoding hypothetical protein (TriTrypDB/GeneDB-style sysID: LpmP.26.1390) gives MVMLNHRVVLFATPMHGVELAGLLFTDYICSSLLQMDIAEALSDVNGWLAFFRSGFNPSTLLSFYSRLISERLLLRLLECGVSALCMHSKFKLCKDALAFHCMYAIVRDYRYGRLWCTRLLRFAGQFLYPSFLRQSEGGSSTSSSSSATSRPTAPSLMRGGAVSNTAPKPFTESDLVDSEVAFYRNPTRPSRTKPFEAMPKPCQDALRYYLYSYQSRPFYTVFVSGLIADATLFAAEQIVWCSHFYQERTKRTSRWRMLKPFVADLVMVSAQATLVYAARVAGVLIGQRLSREPTGGGIFWGERVTLLLLSPGIQHVSLIAGRAVRDALERRHPRTVEDEEEDKRVEEESEEVARAQAAAARAAFAFTSVPLGNANGDAAKDSNDAGARVGAGGSGHGGTLEHNRINYYEVLGVTMQSKVPEIRKAYRAKALLNHPDRVGKNPVAQEQARQQMSIINEAYDTLIDSEKRAQYDVMRRFSEGPELFKKLESMTTVQLAAVSTVAVLGLGVLTVASAYGQYLTIYQRMTSLGRSPLMLFS, from the coding sequence atggtGATGCTGAATCATCGTGTGGTGCTCTTCGCGACCCCGATGCACGGGGTGGAGCTGGCAGGATTGCTGTTCACGGACTACATCTGCAGCTCGCTGCTCCAGATGGACATTGCCGAGGCACTGAGCGACGTCAACGGATGGCTCGCTTTCTTTAGAAGCGGATTCAACCCTTCCACGCTCCTGAGCTTCTACAGCCGGCTCATTAGCGAGCGGCTGCTCCTTCGGCTTCTGGAGTGCGGAGTGTCAGCGCTTTGCATGCACAGCAAATTCAAGCTGTGCAAGGACGCGCTTGCGTTTCACTGCATGTACGCGATTGTGCGCGACTATCGCTACGGTCGTCTATGGTGCACGCGACTACTTCGTTTCGCGGGGCAGTTCCTCTATCCAAGCTTCCTGCGACAGTCAGAAGGTGGTAGTAGCACGAGCAGTAGCAGTAGTGCCACCTCACGCCCAACTGCGCCCAGTTTGATgagaggcggcgccgtctcCAACACGGCACCGAAGCCCTTCACAGAGTCAGATTTGGTGGACTCTGAGGTTGCCTTCTACCGAAAccccacccggccctcgcggACGAAGCCGTTTGAAGCGATGCCGAAGCCTTGCCAGGACGCGCTGCGCTACTACCTCTACAGCTACCAATCACGCCCCTTCTACACCGTCTTCGTCAGCGGCCTCATCGCGGACGCGACGCTCTTTGCCGCCGAGCAGATCGTCTGGTGCTCGCACTTTTACCAAGAGCGCACAAAGCGAACCTCGCGGTGGCGAATGCTGAAGCCCTTCGTTGCTGACCTTGTCATGGTATCGGCGCAGGCAACTTTGGTGTATGCGGCTCGTGTGGCAGGCGTCTTGATTGGGCAGCGTCTCTCGCGCGAGCCTACTGGCGGCGGCATCTTCTGGGGAGAGCGTgtgacactgctgctgctatccCCAGGCATTCAACACGTGAGCCTCATCGCGGGGCGTGCTGTTCGTGACGCCCTCGAACGTCGCCACCCCCGCACcgtcgaggacgaggaggaagacaagCGAGTCGAAGAAGAATCCGAAGAGGTTGCACGGGCtcaggccgctgctgcgcgcgccGCGTTTGCCTTTACCTCGGTCCCTCTCGGCAACGCCAACGGGGATGCGGCGAAAGACTCTAACGATGCTGGTGCGAGAGTAGGCGCTGGGGGTTCAGGCCACGGCGGAACCCTGGAGCACAACCGTATCAACTACTACGAGGTGCTTGGCGTGACAATGCAGTCCAAAGTACCAGAGATCCGGAAGGCATACCGGGCAAAGGCGCTGCTCAATCACCCCGACCGCGTCGGCAAGAACCCTGTGGCACAGGAGCAGGCACGACAGCAGATGTCGATCATCAACGAGGCCTACGACACACTGATCGACTCTGAGAAGCGCGCGCAGTACGACGTGATGCGCCGCTTTTCTGAAGGCCCCGAACTTTTCAAGAAGCTTGAATCCATGACTACAGTGCAGCTGGCTGCAGTGAGCACGGTGGCTGTATTAGGCCTAGGTGTGTTGACTGTTGCGTCGGCGTATGGGCAGTATCTAACCATCTACCAGCGGATGACGTCACTGGGACGCAGCCCGCTAATGCTCTTCTCTTAA